From Montipora foliosa isolate CH-2021 chromosome 6, ASM3666993v2, whole genome shotgun sequence, a single genomic window includes:
- the LOC138004980 gene encoding uncharacterized protein: MLKLKRKMKFRGLVYFQAVRPQLILNALMWLKMNNPLYDNICIDTDKIDRHLKTLQQNDVNLDDSTLNNDNHSTESGISDDTSNNENGESVSTPADEENDDPLNEYRAPKSETCLQSVIPDYPVTVEQNDNVSSQGDDVYAIARGESKHPVSFMADKQCEELAFPILFPKGKYGYSVNREIKFSPVKYFNASLLHHRSRFATNPEYLFFAQFVTEQKKVSDSINIALKKMHGQPLTASQIRSNNMQNLQIYKIRLIFFRHIPGTPPYWQKFMYEVVATVKQLGIPTWFMTLSCADLRWTELFLIIARTQGKNLTNEQIDALSYNERCSMLNVNPVVVAKHFQYRVETLFTEILLTNANPIGKIVYYAFRIEFQMRSCPHLHALIWTSDCPELTHDTKEAYIHFIDEHVQSYLPDQSQDPELHELVKTYQKHSHSKTCRKYKNIKCRFNFGHFFTNKTIVAEPLSDDLNPEEKTSTIDKQKEILRLVKEKIDEVLNPSKANYDPTLTEADIFKSVNITEEQ; the protein is encoded by the coding sequence ATGTTGAAACTAAAGAGAAAAATGAAGTTTAGAggacttgtttattttcaagCTGTGCGACCTCAACTAATATTAAATGCTCTGATGTGGCTCAAAATGAATAATCCCTTGTATGATAATATATGTATAGACACTGACAAAATAGATAGGCATCTTAAAACATTGCAACAAAATGATGTTAATTTAGACGATTCAACTTTGAATAATGACAACCACTCTACTGAATCTGGTATAAGTGATGACacttcaaacaatgaaaatggTGAGAGTGTCAGCACACCCGCAGATGAAGAAAATGACGATCCTTTGAACGAATATCGAGCACCAAAAAGTGAAACTTGCTTGCAGTCTGTAATACCAGATTATCCTGTAACTGTTGAGCAAAATGATAATGTATCATCTCAAGGAGACGACGTCTATGCTATTGCACGTGGTGAAAGTAAACATCCAGTTTCCTTCATGGCAGACAAGCAATGTGAAGAACTAGCATTTCCTattttgtttccaaaaggaaAGTATGGGTACTCTGTCAACCGAGAAATAAAGTTTTCGCCAGTTAAGTACTTCAATGCAAGTCTTTTACATCACCGTAGTAGATTTGCAACCAATCCTGAATATCTCTTCTTTGCTCAGTTCGTCACAGAACAGAAGAAAGTATCAGATAGCATCAATATTGCtctgaaaaaaatgcatggccAGCCTCTTACTGCTTCTCAAATAAGATCaaataatatgcaaaatttacaaatttacaagATCAGGCTTATTTTTTTTAGACACATTCCAGGAACACCACCTTATTGGCAAAAATTTATGTATGAAGTAGTAGCTACGGTAAAACAACTTGGAATACCAACATGGTTTATGACATTATCCTGTGCTGACCTTAGGTGGACTGAACTTTTTCTGATTATTGCAAGAACACAAGGCAAAAATCTAACAAATGAACAAATTGATGCTTTATCTTATAATGAAAGATGCTCAATGTTGAATGTAAatcctgttgttgttgctaagCACTTTCAGTATAGAGTTGAAACATTGTTCACTGAAATTCTTCTAACTAATGCAAACCCAATTGGTAAAATAGTATACTATGCATTCCGCATTGAGTTTCAGATGAGAAGCTGTCCTCACTTACATGCCTTAATATGGACATCAGATTGCCCTGAACTAACACATGATACCAAGGAAGCTTATATCCACTTCATAGATGAACATGTGCAGTCATACCTTCCTGATCAGAGTCAAGACCCTGAGTTACACGAGCTTGTAAAAACCTACCAAAAGCACAGTCATTCAAAGACGTgtagaaaatacaaaaacattaaGTGTAGGTTTAATTTTGGGCACTTTTTTACAAACAAGACTATTGTGGCTGAACCTCTTTCTGATGATTTAAATCCAGAAGAAAAGACAAGTACCATagataaacaaaaagaaatccttagactagttaaagaaaaaatagatgAGGTGTTAAATCCCAGTAAGGCAAACTATGATCCTACATTAACAGAAGCTGATATTTTCAAATCTGTAAACATAACTGAAGAACAATAG